The Macaca fascicularis isolate 582-1 chromosome 11, T2T-MFA8v1.1 genome includes a region encoding these proteins:
- the GLI1 gene encoding zinc finger protein GLI1 isoform X5 codes for MFNSMTPPPVSSYGEPCCLRPLPSQGAPSVGTEGLSGLPFCHQANLMSGPHSYGPARETNSCTEGPLFSSPRSAVKLTKKRALSISPLSDASLDLQTVIRTSPSSLVAFINSRCTSPGGSYGHLSISTMSPSLGFPAQMNHQKGPSPSFGVQPCGPHDSARGGMIPHPQSRGPLPTCQLKSELDMLVGKCREEPLEGDMSSPNSTGIQDSLLGMLDGREDLEREEKREPESVYETDCRWDGCSQEFDSQEQLVHHINSEHIHGERKEFVCHWGGCSRELRPFKAQYMLVVHMRRHTGEKPHKCTFEGCRKSYSRLENLKTHLRSHTGEKPYMCEHEGCSKAFSNASDRAKHQNRTHSNEKPYVCKLPGCTKRYTDPSSLRKHVKTVHGPDAHVTKRHRGDGPLPRAPSISTVEPKREREGGPIREENRLTVPEGAMVPLCPAAWAPQFLLTAAAAAPAASALPILSAAAPPWPLLFPLAPHQRMEHPPCLALCLLSTTCSGQDTLQSEGVVLRPLQHPAWIG; via the exons ATGTTCAACTCGATGACCCCACCACCAGTCAGTAGCTATGGCGAGCCCTGCTGTCTCCGGCCCCTCCCCAGTCAGGGGGCCCCCAGTGTGGGGACAGAAG GACTGTCTGGCCTGCCCTTCTGCCACCAAGCTAACCTCATGTCTGGCCCCCACAGTTATGGGCCAGCCAGAGAGACCAACAGCTGCACCGAGG GCCCACTCTTTTCTTCTCCCCGGAGTGCAGTCAAGTTGACCAAGAAGCGGGCACTGTCCATTTCACCTCTGTCGGACGCCAGCCTGGACCTGCAGACGGTTATCCGCACTTCACCCAGCTCCCTCGTAGCTTTCATCAACTCGCGATGCACATCTCCAGGAGGCTCTTATGGCCATCTCTCCATCAGCACCATGAG cCCATCTCTGGGATTCCCAGCCCAGATGAATCACCAAAAAGGGCCCTCGCCTTCCTTTGGAGTCCAGCCTTGTGGTCCCCATGACTCTGCCCGGGGTGGGATGATCCCACACCCTCAGTCCCGGGGACCCCTCCCAACTTGCCAG CTGAAGTCTGAGCTGGACATGCTGGTTGGCAAGTGCCGGGAGGAGCCCTTGGAAGGTGATATGTCCAGCCCCAACTCCACAGGCATACAG GATTCCCTGTTGGGAATGCTGGATGGGCGAGAGGACCTTGAGAGAGAGGAGAAGCGTGAGCCTGAATCTGTGTATGAGACTGACTGCCGCTGGGATGGCTGCAGCCAGGAATTTGACTCCCAAGAGCAGCTGGTGCAC CATATCAACAGCGAGCACATCCACGGGGAGCGGAAGGAGTTCGTGTGCCACTGGGGGGGCTGCTCCAGGGAGCTGAGGCCCTTCAAAGCCCAGTACATGCTGGTGGTGCACATGCGCAGACACACTGGCGAGAAGCCACACAAGTGCACG TTTGAAGGGTGCCGGAAGTCATACTCACGCCTCGAAAACCTGAAGACGCACCTGCGGTCACACACGGGTGAGAAGCCATACATGTGTGAGCATGAGGGCTGCAGTAAAGCCTTCAGCAATGCCAGTGACCGAGCCAAGCACCAGAATCGGACCCACTCCAATGAG AAGCCGTATGTGTGTAAGCTCCCTGGCTGCACCAAACGCTATACAGATCCCAGCTCGCTGCGAAAACATGTCAAGACAGTGCATGGTCCTGACGCCCATGTGACCAAACGGCACCGTGGGGATGGCCCCCTGCCTCGGGCACCATCCATTTCTACAGTGGAGCCCAAGAGGGAGCGGGAAGGAGGTCCCATCAGGGAGGAGAACAGACTGACTGTGCCAGAGGGTGCCATG GTACCCCTGTGTCCCGCCGCGTGGGCCCCCCAGTTTCTCTTGACCGCCGCAGCAGCAGCTCCAGCAGCATCAGCTCTGCCTATACTGTCAGCCGCCGCTCCTCCCTGGCCTCTCCTTTTCCCCCTGGCTCCCCACCAGAGAATGGAGCATCCTCCCTGCCTGGCCTTATGCCTGCTCAGCACTACCTGCTCCGGGCAAGATACGCTTCAGTCAGAGGGGGTGGTACTCCGCCCACTGCAGCATCCAGCCTGGATCGGATAG
- the GLI1 gene encoding zinc finger protein GLI1 isoform X3, producing MFNSMTPPPVSSYGEPCCLRPLPSQGAPSVGTEGLSGLPFCHQANLMSGPHSYGPARETNSCTEGPLFSSPRSAVKLTKKRALSISPLSDASLDLQTVIRTSPSSLVAFINSRCTSPGGSYGHLSISTMSPSLGFPAQMNHQKGPSPSFGVQPCGPHDSARGGMIPHPQSRGPLPTCQLKSELDMLVGKCREEPLEGDMSSPNSTGIQDSLLGMLDGREDLEREEKREPESVYETDCRWDGCSQEFDSQEQLVHHINSEHIHGERKEFVCHWGGCSRELRPFKAQYMLVVHMRRHTGEKPHKCTFEGCRKSYSRLENLKTHLRSHTGEKPYMCEHEGCSKAFSNASDRAKHQNRTHSNEKPQPSPGAQSSCSSDHSPAGSAANTDSGVEMAGNAGGSTEDLSSLDEGPCIAGTGLSTLRRLENLRLDQLHQLRPIGTRGLKLPSLSHTGTPVSRRVGPPVSLDRRSSSSSSISSAYTVSRRSSLASPFPPGSPPENGASSLPGLMPAQHYLLRARYASVRGGGTPPTAASSLDRIGGLPMPPWRSRAEYPGYNPNAGVTRRASDPARAADHPAPARVQRFKSLGCVHTTPTVAGGGQNFDPYLPTSVYSPQSPSITENAVMDTRGLQEEPEVGTSIMGSGLNPYMDFPPADTLGFGGPEGAAAEPYGARGPGSLPLGPDPPTNYGPNPCPQQASYHDPTQETWGEFPSHSGLYPGPKALSGAYSQCPRLEHYGQVQVKPEQGCPVGSDSTGLAPCLNAHTSEGPPHPQPLFSHYPQPPPPQYLQSGPYTQPPPDYLPSEPRPCLDFDSPAHSTGQLKAQLVCNYVQSQQELLWEGGGREDASAQEPSYQSPKFLGGSQVSPSPAKAPVTTYGPGFGPNLPNHKSGSYPTPSPCHENFVVGANRASHRAAAPPRLLPPLPTCYGPLKVGGTNPSCGHPEVGRLGGGPALYPPPEGQVCNPLDSLDLDNTQLDFVAILDEAQGLSPPPSHDQGGSSGHTPPPSGPPNMAVGNMSVLLRSLPGETQFLNSSA from the exons ATGTTCAACTCGATGACCCCACCACCAGTCAGTAGCTATGGCGAGCCCTGCTGTCTCCGGCCCCTCCCCAGTCAGGGGGCCCCCAGTGTGGGGACAGAAG GACTGTCTGGCCTGCCCTTCTGCCACCAAGCTAACCTCATGTCTGGCCCCCACAGTTATGGGCCAGCCAGAGAGACCAACAGCTGCACCGAGG GCCCACTCTTTTCTTCTCCCCGGAGTGCAGTCAAGTTGACCAAGAAGCGGGCACTGTCCATTTCACCTCTGTCGGACGCCAGCCTGGACCTGCAGACGGTTATCCGCACTTCACCCAGCTCCCTCGTAGCTTTCATCAACTCGCGATGCACATCTCCAGGAGGCTCTTATGGCCATCTCTCCATCAGCACCATGAG cCCATCTCTGGGATTCCCAGCCCAGATGAATCACCAAAAAGGGCCCTCGCCTTCCTTTGGAGTCCAGCCTTGTGGTCCCCATGACTCTGCCCGGGGTGGGATGATCCCACACCCTCAGTCCCGGGGACCCCTCCCAACTTGCCAG CTGAAGTCTGAGCTGGACATGCTGGTTGGCAAGTGCCGGGAGGAGCCCTTGGAAGGTGATATGTCCAGCCCCAACTCCACAGGCATACAG GATTCCCTGTTGGGAATGCTGGATGGGCGAGAGGACCTTGAGAGAGAGGAGAAGCGTGAGCCTGAATCTGTGTATGAGACTGACTGCCGCTGGGATGGCTGCAGCCAGGAATTTGACTCCCAAGAGCAGCTGGTGCAC CATATCAACAGCGAGCACATCCACGGGGAGCGGAAGGAGTTCGTGTGCCACTGGGGGGGCTGCTCCAGGGAGCTGAGGCCCTTCAAAGCCCAGTACATGCTGGTGGTGCACATGCGCAGACACACTGGCGAGAAGCCACACAAGTGCACG TTTGAAGGGTGCCGGAAGTCATACTCACGCCTCGAAAACCTGAAGACGCACCTGCGGTCACACACGGGTGAGAAGCCATACATGTGTGAGCATGAGGGCTGCAGTAAAGCCTTCAGCAATGCCAGTGACCGAGCCAAGCACCAGAATCGGACCCACTCCAATGAG AAGCCACAGCCAAGTCCTGGGGCCCAGTCATCCTGTAGCAGCGACCACTCCCCGGCAGGCAGTGCAGCCAATACAGACAGCGGTGTAGAAATGGCTGGCAATGCGGGGGGCAGCACTGAAGACCTCTCCAGCTTGGACGAGGGGCCTTGCATTGCTGGCACTGGTCTATCCACTCTTCGCCGCCTTGAGAACCTCAGGCTGGACCAGCTGCATCAACTACGGCCAATAGGGACCCGGGGTCTCAAACTGCCCAGCTTGTCCCACACTG GTACCCCTGTGTCCCGCCGCGTGGGCCCCCCAGTTTCTCTTGACCGCCGCAGCAGCAGCTCCAGCAGCATCAGCTCTGCCTATACTGTCAGCCGCCGCTCCTCCCTGGCCTCTCCTTTTCCCCCTGGCTCCCCACCAGAGAATGGAGCATCCTCCCTGCCTGGCCTTATGCCTGCTCAGCACTACCTGCTCCGGGCAAGATACGCTTCAGTCAGAGGGGGTGGTACTCCGCCCACTGCAGCATCCAGCCTGGATCGGATAGGAGGTCTTCCCATGCCTCCTTGGAGAAGCCGAGCCGAGTATCCAGGATACAACCCCAATGCAGGGGTCACCCGGAGGGCCAGTGACCCAGCCCGGGCTGCTGACCATCCTGCTCCAGCTAGAGTCCAGAGGTTCAAGAGCCTGGGCTGTGTCCATACAACACCCACTGTGGCAGGGGGAGGACAGAACTTCGATCCTTACCTCCCAACCTCTGTCTACTCACCACAGTCCCCCAGCATCACTGAGAATGCTGTCATGGATACTAGAGGGCTACAGGAAGAGCCAGAAGTTGGGACCTCCATAATGGGCAGTGGTCTGAACCCCTATATGGACTTCCCACCTGCTGATACTCTGGGATTTGGGGGACCTGAAGGGGCAGCAGCTGAGCCTTATGGAGCGAGGGGTCCAGGCTCTCTGCCTCTTGGGCCTGATCCACCCACCAACTATGGCCCCAACCCCTGTCCCCAGCAGGCCTCATATCATGACCCCACCCAAGAAACATGGGGTGAGTTCCCTTCCCACTCTGGGCTGTACCCAGGCCCCAAGGCTCTAAGTGGAGCCTACAGCCAGTGTCCTCGACTTGAACATTATGGACAAGTGCAAGTCAAGCCAGAACAGGGGTGCCCAGTAGGGTCTGACTCCACAGGACTGGCACCCTGTCTCAATGCCCACACCAGTGAGGGGCCCCCACATCCACAGCCTCTCTTTTCCCATtacccccagccccctcctccccagTATCTCCAGTCAGGCCCCTATACCCAGCCACCCCCTGATTATCTTCCTTCAGAACCCAGGCCTTGCCTGGACTTTGATTCCCCCGCCCATTCCACAGGGCAGCTCAAGGCTCAGCTTGTGTGTAATTATGTTCAGTCTCAACAGGAGCTgctgtgggagggtgggggcagggaagaTGCCTCAGCCCAGGAACCTTCCTACCAGAGTCCCAAGTTTCTGGGGGGTTCCCAGGTTAGCCCAAGCCCTGCTAAAGCTCCAGTGACCACATACGGACCTGGCTTTGGACCCAACTTGCCCAATCACAAGTCAGGCTCCTATCCCACCCCTTCACCATGCCATGAAAATTTTGTAGTGGGGGCAAACAGGGCTTCCCATAGGGCAGCAGCACCACCTCGACTTCTGCCCCCATTGCCCACTTGCTATGGGCCCCTCAAAGTGGGAGGCACAAACCCCAGCTGTGGCCATCCTGAGGTGGGCAGGTTAGGAGGGGGTCCTGCCTTGTACCCTCCTCCCGAAGGACAGGTATGTAACCCTCTGGACTCTCTTGATCTTGACAACACTCAGCTGGACTTTGTGGCTATTCTGGATGAGGCCCAGGGGCTGAGTCCTCCTCCTTCCCATGATCAGGGGGGCAGCTCTGGACATACCCCACCTCCCTCTGGGCCCCCCAACATGGCTGTGGGCAATATGAGTGTCTTACTGAGATCCTTGCCTGGGGAAACACAATTCCTCAACTCTAGTGCCTAA
- the GLI1 gene encoding zinc finger protein GLI1 isoform X1, protein MFNSMTPPPVSSYGEPCCLRPLPSQGAPSVGTEGLSGLPFCHQANLMSGPHSYGPARETNSCTEGPLFSSPRSAVKLTKKRALSISPLSDASLDLQTVIRTSPSSLVAFINSRCTSPGGSYGHLSISTMSPSLGFPAQMNHQKGPSPSFGVQPCGPHDSARGGMIPHPQSRGPLPTCQLKSELDMLVGKCREEPLEGDMSSPNSTGIQDSLLGMLDGREDLEREEKREPESVYETDCRWDGCSQEFDSQEQLVHHINSEHIHGERKEFVCHWGGCSRELRPFKAQYMLVVHMRRHTGEKPHKCTFEGCRKSYSRLENLKTHLRSHTGEKPYMCEHEGCSKAFSNASDRAKHQNRTHSNEKPYVCKLPGCTKRYTDPSSLRKHVKTVHGPDAHVTKRHRGDGPLPRAPSISTVEPKREREGGPIREENRLTVPEGAMKPQPSPGAQSSCSSDHSPAGSAANTDSGVEMAGNAGGSTEDLSSLDEGPCIAGTGLSTLRRLENLRLDQLHQLRPIGTRGLKLPSLSHTGTPVSRRVGPPVSLDRRSSSSSSISSAYTVSRRSSLASPFPPGSPPENGASSLPGLMPAQHYLLRARYASVRGGGTPPTAASSLDRIGGLPMPPWRSRAEYPGYNPNAGVTRRASDPARAADHPAPARVQRFKSLGCVHTTPTVAGGGQNFDPYLPTSVYSPQSPSITENAVMDTRGLQEEPEVGTSIMGSGLNPYMDFPPADTLGFGGPEGAAAEPYGARGPGSLPLGPDPPTNYGPNPCPQQASYHDPTQETWGEFPSHSGLYPGPKALSGAYSQCPRLEHYGQVQVKPEQGCPVGSDSTGLAPCLNAHTSEGPPHPQPLFSHYPQPPPPQYLQSGPYTQPPPDYLPSEPRPCLDFDSPAHSTGQLKAQLVCNYVQSQQELLWEGGGREDASAQEPSYQSPKFLGGSQVSPSPAKAPVTTYGPGFGPNLPNHKSGSYPTPSPCHENFVVGANRASHRAAAPPRLLPPLPTCYGPLKVGGTNPSCGHPEVGRLGGGPALYPPPEGQVCNPLDSLDLDNTQLDFVAILDEAQGLSPPPSHDQGGSSGHTPPPSGPPNMAVGNMSVLLRSLPGETQFLNSSA, encoded by the exons ATGTTCAACTCGATGACCCCACCACCAGTCAGTAGCTATGGCGAGCCCTGCTGTCTCCGGCCCCTCCCCAGTCAGGGGGCCCCCAGTGTGGGGACAGAAG GACTGTCTGGCCTGCCCTTCTGCCACCAAGCTAACCTCATGTCTGGCCCCCACAGTTATGGGCCAGCCAGAGAGACCAACAGCTGCACCGAGG GCCCACTCTTTTCTTCTCCCCGGAGTGCAGTCAAGTTGACCAAGAAGCGGGCACTGTCCATTTCACCTCTGTCGGACGCCAGCCTGGACCTGCAGACGGTTATCCGCACTTCACCCAGCTCCCTCGTAGCTTTCATCAACTCGCGATGCACATCTCCAGGAGGCTCTTATGGCCATCTCTCCATCAGCACCATGAG cCCATCTCTGGGATTCCCAGCCCAGATGAATCACCAAAAAGGGCCCTCGCCTTCCTTTGGAGTCCAGCCTTGTGGTCCCCATGACTCTGCCCGGGGTGGGATGATCCCACACCCTCAGTCCCGGGGACCCCTCCCAACTTGCCAG CTGAAGTCTGAGCTGGACATGCTGGTTGGCAAGTGCCGGGAGGAGCCCTTGGAAGGTGATATGTCCAGCCCCAACTCCACAGGCATACAG GATTCCCTGTTGGGAATGCTGGATGGGCGAGAGGACCTTGAGAGAGAGGAGAAGCGTGAGCCTGAATCTGTGTATGAGACTGACTGCCGCTGGGATGGCTGCAGCCAGGAATTTGACTCCCAAGAGCAGCTGGTGCAC CATATCAACAGCGAGCACATCCACGGGGAGCGGAAGGAGTTCGTGTGCCACTGGGGGGGCTGCTCCAGGGAGCTGAGGCCCTTCAAAGCCCAGTACATGCTGGTGGTGCACATGCGCAGACACACTGGCGAGAAGCCACACAAGTGCACG TTTGAAGGGTGCCGGAAGTCATACTCACGCCTCGAAAACCTGAAGACGCACCTGCGGTCACACACGGGTGAGAAGCCATACATGTGTGAGCATGAGGGCTGCAGTAAAGCCTTCAGCAATGCCAGTGACCGAGCCAAGCACCAGAATCGGACCCACTCCAATGAG AAGCCGTATGTGTGTAAGCTCCCTGGCTGCACCAAACGCTATACAGATCCCAGCTCGCTGCGAAAACATGTCAAGACAGTGCATGGTCCTGACGCCCATGTGACCAAACGGCACCGTGGGGATGGCCCCCTGCCTCGGGCACCATCCATTTCTACAGTGGAGCCCAAGAGGGAGCGGGAAGGAGGTCCCATCAGGGAGGAGAACAGACTGACTGTGCCAGAGGGTGCCATG AAGCCACAGCCAAGTCCTGGGGCCCAGTCATCCTGTAGCAGCGACCACTCCCCGGCAGGCAGTGCAGCCAATACAGACAGCGGTGTAGAAATGGCTGGCAATGCGGGGGGCAGCACTGAAGACCTCTCCAGCTTGGACGAGGGGCCTTGCATTGCTGGCACTGGTCTATCCACTCTTCGCCGCCTTGAGAACCTCAGGCTGGACCAGCTGCATCAACTACGGCCAATAGGGACCCGGGGTCTCAAACTGCCCAGCTTGTCCCACACTG GTACCCCTGTGTCCCGCCGCGTGGGCCCCCCAGTTTCTCTTGACCGCCGCAGCAGCAGCTCCAGCAGCATCAGCTCTGCCTATACTGTCAGCCGCCGCTCCTCCCTGGCCTCTCCTTTTCCCCCTGGCTCCCCACCAGAGAATGGAGCATCCTCCCTGCCTGGCCTTATGCCTGCTCAGCACTACCTGCTCCGGGCAAGATACGCTTCAGTCAGAGGGGGTGGTACTCCGCCCACTGCAGCATCCAGCCTGGATCGGATAGGAGGTCTTCCCATGCCTCCTTGGAGAAGCCGAGCCGAGTATCCAGGATACAACCCCAATGCAGGGGTCACCCGGAGGGCCAGTGACCCAGCCCGGGCTGCTGACCATCCTGCTCCAGCTAGAGTCCAGAGGTTCAAGAGCCTGGGCTGTGTCCATACAACACCCACTGTGGCAGGGGGAGGACAGAACTTCGATCCTTACCTCCCAACCTCTGTCTACTCACCACAGTCCCCCAGCATCACTGAGAATGCTGTCATGGATACTAGAGGGCTACAGGAAGAGCCAGAAGTTGGGACCTCCATAATGGGCAGTGGTCTGAACCCCTATATGGACTTCCCACCTGCTGATACTCTGGGATTTGGGGGACCTGAAGGGGCAGCAGCTGAGCCTTATGGAGCGAGGGGTCCAGGCTCTCTGCCTCTTGGGCCTGATCCACCCACCAACTATGGCCCCAACCCCTGTCCCCAGCAGGCCTCATATCATGACCCCACCCAAGAAACATGGGGTGAGTTCCCTTCCCACTCTGGGCTGTACCCAGGCCCCAAGGCTCTAAGTGGAGCCTACAGCCAGTGTCCTCGACTTGAACATTATGGACAAGTGCAAGTCAAGCCAGAACAGGGGTGCCCAGTAGGGTCTGACTCCACAGGACTGGCACCCTGTCTCAATGCCCACACCAGTGAGGGGCCCCCACATCCACAGCCTCTCTTTTCCCATtacccccagccccctcctccccagTATCTCCAGTCAGGCCCCTATACCCAGCCACCCCCTGATTATCTTCCTTCAGAACCCAGGCCTTGCCTGGACTTTGATTCCCCCGCCCATTCCACAGGGCAGCTCAAGGCTCAGCTTGTGTGTAATTATGTTCAGTCTCAACAGGAGCTgctgtgggagggtgggggcagggaagaTGCCTCAGCCCAGGAACCTTCCTACCAGAGTCCCAAGTTTCTGGGGGGTTCCCAGGTTAGCCCAAGCCCTGCTAAAGCTCCAGTGACCACATACGGACCTGGCTTTGGACCCAACTTGCCCAATCACAAGTCAGGCTCCTATCCCACCCCTTCACCATGCCATGAAAATTTTGTAGTGGGGGCAAACAGGGCTTCCCATAGGGCAGCAGCACCACCTCGACTTCTGCCCCCATTGCCCACTTGCTATGGGCCCCTCAAAGTGGGAGGCACAAACCCCAGCTGTGGCCATCCTGAGGTGGGCAGGTTAGGAGGGGGTCCTGCCTTGTACCCTCCTCCCGAAGGACAGGTATGTAACCCTCTGGACTCTCTTGATCTTGACAACACTCAGCTGGACTTTGTGGCTATTCTGGATGAGGCCCAGGGGCTGAGTCCTCCTCCTTCCCATGATCAGGGGGGCAGCTCTGGACATACCCCACCTCCCTCTGGGCCCCCCAACATGGCTGTGGGCAATATGAGTGTCTTACTGAGATCCTTGCCTGGGGAAACACAATTCCTCAACTCTAGTGCCTAA
- the GLI1 gene encoding zinc finger protein GLI1 isoform X2: MSGPHSYGPARETNSCTEGPLFSSPRSAVKLTKKRALSISPLSDASLDLQTVIRTSPSSLVAFINSRCTSPGGSYGHLSISTMSPSLGFPAQMNHQKGPSPSFGVQPCGPHDSARGGMIPHPQSRGPLPTCQLKSELDMLVGKCREEPLEGDMSSPNSTGIQDSLLGMLDGREDLEREEKREPESVYETDCRWDGCSQEFDSQEQLVHHINSEHIHGERKEFVCHWGGCSRELRPFKAQYMLVVHMRRHTGEKPHKCTFEGCRKSYSRLENLKTHLRSHTGEKPYMCEHEGCSKAFSNASDRAKHQNRTHSNEKPYVCKLPGCTKRYTDPSSLRKHVKTVHGPDAHVTKRHRGDGPLPRAPSISTVEPKREREGGPIREENRLTVPEGAMKPQPSPGAQSSCSSDHSPAGSAANTDSGVEMAGNAGGSTEDLSSLDEGPCIAGTGLSTLRRLENLRLDQLHQLRPIGTRGLKLPSLSHTGTPVSRRVGPPVSLDRRSSSSSSISSAYTVSRRSSLASPFPPGSPPENGASSLPGLMPAQHYLLRARYASVRGGGTPPTAASSLDRIGGLPMPPWRSRAEYPGYNPNAGVTRRASDPARAADHPAPARVQRFKSLGCVHTTPTVAGGGQNFDPYLPTSVYSPQSPSITENAVMDTRGLQEEPEVGTSIMGSGLNPYMDFPPADTLGFGGPEGAAAEPYGARGPGSLPLGPDPPTNYGPNPCPQQASYHDPTQETWGEFPSHSGLYPGPKALSGAYSQCPRLEHYGQVQVKPEQGCPVGSDSTGLAPCLNAHTSEGPPHPQPLFSHYPQPPPPQYLQSGPYTQPPPDYLPSEPRPCLDFDSPAHSTGQLKAQLVCNYVQSQQELLWEGGGREDASAQEPSYQSPKFLGGSQVSPSPAKAPVTTYGPGFGPNLPNHKSGSYPTPSPCHENFVVGANRASHRAAAPPRLLPPLPTCYGPLKVGGTNPSCGHPEVGRLGGGPALYPPPEGQVCNPLDSLDLDNTQLDFVAILDEAQGLSPPPSHDQGGSSGHTPPPSGPPNMAVGNMSVLLRSLPGETQFLNSSA, from the exons ATGTCTGGCCCCCACAGTTATGGGCCAGCCAGAGAGACCAACAGCTGCACCGAGG GCCCACTCTTTTCTTCTCCCCGGAGTGCAGTCAAGTTGACCAAGAAGCGGGCACTGTCCATTTCACCTCTGTCGGACGCCAGCCTGGACCTGCAGACGGTTATCCGCACTTCACCCAGCTCCCTCGTAGCTTTCATCAACTCGCGATGCACATCTCCAGGAGGCTCTTATGGCCATCTCTCCATCAGCACCATGAG cCCATCTCTGGGATTCCCAGCCCAGATGAATCACCAAAAAGGGCCCTCGCCTTCCTTTGGAGTCCAGCCTTGTGGTCCCCATGACTCTGCCCGGGGTGGGATGATCCCACACCCTCAGTCCCGGGGACCCCTCCCAACTTGCCAG CTGAAGTCTGAGCTGGACATGCTGGTTGGCAAGTGCCGGGAGGAGCCCTTGGAAGGTGATATGTCCAGCCCCAACTCCACAGGCATACAG GATTCCCTGTTGGGAATGCTGGATGGGCGAGAGGACCTTGAGAGAGAGGAGAAGCGTGAGCCTGAATCTGTGTATGAGACTGACTGCCGCTGGGATGGCTGCAGCCAGGAATTTGACTCCCAAGAGCAGCTGGTGCAC CATATCAACAGCGAGCACATCCACGGGGAGCGGAAGGAGTTCGTGTGCCACTGGGGGGGCTGCTCCAGGGAGCTGAGGCCCTTCAAAGCCCAGTACATGCTGGTGGTGCACATGCGCAGACACACTGGCGAGAAGCCACACAAGTGCACG TTTGAAGGGTGCCGGAAGTCATACTCACGCCTCGAAAACCTGAAGACGCACCTGCGGTCACACACGGGTGAGAAGCCATACATGTGTGAGCATGAGGGCTGCAGTAAAGCCTTCAGCAATGCCAGTGACCGAGCCAAGCACCAGAATCGGACCCACTCCAATGAG AAGCCGTATGTGTGTAAGCTCCCTGGCTGCACCAAACGCTATACAGATCCCAGCTCGCTGCGAAAACATGTCAAGACAGTGCATGGTCCTGACGCCCATGTGACCAAACGGCACCGTGGGGATGGCCCCCTGCCTCGGGCACCATCCATTTCTACAGTGGAGCCCAAGAGGGAGCGGGAAGGAGGTCCCATCAGGGAGGAGAACAGACTGACTGTGCCAGAGGGTGCCATG AAGCCACAGCCAAGTCCTGGGGCCCAGTCATCCTGTAGCAGCGACCACTCCCCGGCAGGCAGTGCAGCCAATACAGACAGCGGTGTAGAAATGGCTGGCAATGCGGGGGGCAGCACTGAAGACCTCTCCAGCTTGGACGAGGGGCCTTGCATTGCTGGCACTGGTCTATCCACTCTTCGCCGCCTTGAGAACCTCAGGCTGGACCAGCTGCATCAACTACGGCCAATAGGGACCCGGGGTCTCAAACTGCCCAGCTTGTCCCACACTG GTACCCCTGTGTCCCGCCGCGTGGGCCCCCCAGTTTCTCTTGACCGCCGCAGCAGCAGCTCCAGCAGCATCAGCTCTGCCTATACTGTCAGCCGCCGCTCCTCCCTGGCCTCTCCTTTTCCCCCTGGCTCCCCACCAGAGAATGGAGCATCCTCCCTGCCTGGCCTTATGCCTGCTCAGCACTACCTGCTCCGGGCAAGATACGCTTCAGTCAGAGGGGGTGGTACTCCGCCCACTGCAGCATCCAGCCTGGATCGGATAGGAGGTCTTCCCATGCCTCCTTGGAGAAGCCGAGCCGAGTATCCAGGATACAACCCCAATGCAGGGGTCACCCGGAGGGCCAGTGACCCAGCCCGGGCTGCTGACCATCCTGCTCCAGCTAGAGTCCAGAGGTTCAAGAGCCTGGGCTGTGTCCATACAACACCCACTGTGGCAGGGGGAGGACAGAACTTCGATCCTTACCTCCCAACCTCTGTCTACTCACCACAGTCCCCCAGCATCACTGAGAATGCTGTCATGGATACTAGAGGGCTACAGGAAGAGCCAGAAGTTGGGACCTCCATAATGGGCAGTGGTCTGAACCCCTATATGGACTTCCCACCTGCTGATACTCTGGGATTTGGGGGACCTGAAGGGGCAGCAGCTGAGCCTTATGGAGCGAGGGGTCCAGGCTCTCTGCCTCTTGGGCCTGATCCACCCACCAACTATGGCCCCAACCCCTGTCCCCAGCAGGCCTCATATCATGACCCCACCCAAGAAACATGGGGTGAGTTCCCTTCCCACTCTGGGCTGTACCCAGGCCCCAAGGCTCTAAGTGGAGCCTACAGCCAGTGTCCTCGACTTGAACATTATGGACAAGTGCAAGTCAAGCCAGAACAGGGGTGCCCAGTAGGGTCTGACTCCACAGGACTGGCACCCTGTCTCAATGCCCACACCAGTGAGGGGCCCCCACATCCACAGCCTCTCTTTTCCCATtacccccagccccctcctccccagTATCTCCAGTCAGGCCCCTATACCCAGCCACCCCCTGATTATCTTCCTTCAGAACCCAGGCCTTGCCTGGACTTTGATTCCCCCGCCCATTCCACAGGGCAGCTCAAGGCTCAGCTTGTGTGTAATTATGTTCAGTCTCAACAGGAGCTgctgtgggagggtgggggcagggaagaTGCCTCAGCCCAGGAACCTTCCTACCAGAGTCCCAAGTTTCTGGGGGGTTCCCAGGTTAGCCCAAGCCCTGCTAAAGCTCCAGTGACCACATACGGACCTGGCTTTGGACCCAACTTGCCCAATCACAAGTCAGGCTCCTATCCCACCCCTTCACCATGCCATGAAAATTTTGTAGTGGGGGCAAACAGGGCTTCCCATAGGGCAGCAGCACCACCTCGACTTCTGCCCCCATTGCCCACTTGCTATGGGCCCCTCAAAGTGGGAGGCACAAACCCCAGCTGTGGCCATCCTGAGGTGGGCAGGTTAGGAGGGGGTCCTGCCTTGTACCCTCCTCCCGAAGGACAGGTATGTAACCCTCTGGACTCTCTTGATCTTGACAACACTCAGCTGGACTTTGTGGCTATTCTGGATGAGGCCCAGGGGCTGAGTCCTCCTCCTTCCCATGATCAGGGGGGCAGCTCTGGACATACCCCACCTCCCTCTGGGCCCCCCAACATGGCTGTGGGCAATATGAGTGTCTTACTGAGATCCTTGCCTGGGGAAACACAATTCCTCAACTCTAGTGCCTAA